A genomic segment from Thermostichus lividus PCC 6715 encodes:
- a CDS encoding uracil-DNA glycosylase, translating to MTEPVQFSLFDPFPRAEAVSSPPLDADTYAQIPQRADVAIPAGTYADLAALNSHCQTCRRCALGATRTHVVVSRGNPKAKLMIIGEGPGQAEDESGRPFVGKAGQLLDKILASVNLDSEEDAYICNIVKCRPPGNRVPEPAEIAACLPYLLEQIRLVDPKIILLAGATAVRGLLQDPQAITKIRGQWLEWQGRWCMPIFHPAYLLRNNSREPGSPKWLTWQDIQRVRDRLRQLG from the coding sequence ATGACCGAGCCTGTGCAGTTCAGCTTATTTGATCCGTTCCCTAGGGCTGAAGCCGTGAGCAGCCCGCCGTTGGATGCCGATACCTATGCCCAAATTCCCCAGCGGGCTGACGTGGCGATTCCTGCGGGCACCTACGCTGATCTGGCCGCCTTAAACAGCCACTGCCAAACCTGCCGGCGCTGTGCTTTAGGGGCAACCCGCACCCATGTGGTGGTGAGCCGAGGTAATCCAAAGGCAAAACTGATGATTATTGGTGAAGGCCCCGGCCAAGCAGAGGATGAAAGTGGCCGCCCCTTTGTGGGGAAAGCGGGGCAACTCTTGGATAAAATTCTTGCCTCGGTTAACTTAGACAGTGAGGAAGATGCCTACATTTGCAATATTGTGAAGTGCCGCCCGCCCGGGAATCGGGTGCCTGAACCGGCTGAGATTGCCGCCTGTTTACCCTACCTGCTAGAGCAAATTCGCTTGGTGGATCCGAAAATTATTCTTTTGGCGGGAGCAACAGCCGTGCGGGGGTTATTGCAAGACCCGCAAGCAATTACAAAAATCCGTGGTCAGTGGCTAGAGTGGCAAGGCCGTTGGTGTATGCCGATCTTTCATCCGGCTTACCTATTGCGCAATAATTCCCGGGAACCCGGCAGCCCCAAGTGGTTGACATGGCAGGATATACAGAGGGTGCGCGATCGCCTTCGCCAGTTGGGGTAG
- the cysC gene encoding adenylyl-sulfate kinase, producing the protein MTQRQGLTVWFTGLSGAGKTTLAHYVFKHLCEAGYPVEMLDGDIIRQHLTKGLGFSKEDRDENIRRIGFVAELLTRHGVIVIVSAISPYREVREEVRAKIGRFVEVFVNAPLMVCEQRDVKGLYKRARAGEIRNFTGIDDPYEPPLHPDVECCTHLESIDESVAKILKFVMTMLTSEPQGTTAVG; encoded by the coding sequence ATGACACAACGCCAAGGTTTAACGGTGTGGTTCACCGGTCTCTCTGGGGCGGGTAAGACAACCCTTGCCCACTACGTTTTCAAACATCTTTGCGAAGCAGGCTATCCTGTCGAGATGTTGGATGGCGATATTATCCGTCAACACTTGACCAAGGGGCTGGGATTTTCTAAAGAGGACCGAGATGAAAATATTCGCCGGATTGGCTTTGTGGCTGAACTGCTCACCCGGCATGGGGTGATTGTCATTGTCTCGGCCATTTCCCCTTACCGCGAGGTACGGGAGGAGGTGCGGGCTAAAATTGGTCGCTTTGTGGAAGTGTTTGTCAACGCCCCCCTGATGGTGTGTGAACAGCGGGATGTGAAAGGGCTATACAAACGGGCGCGGGCTGGGGAAATTCGCAACTTTACGGGAATTGATGATCCCTACGAACCCCCCCTCCATCCAGATGTTGAATGCTGCACCCATCTGGAAAGTATTGACGAGAGTGTGGCTAAAATTCTCAAGTTCGTGATGACAATGCTGACCTCAGAGCCGCAAGGTACTACCGCAGTAGGTTAG
- a CDS encoding DNA polymerase III subunit alpha, which produces MSFVGLHIHSDYSLLDGASQLPDLVARAIELGMPAIALTDHGVMYGAVELLKLCRGKPLKPIIGNEMYVINGDITKQERNPRYHQVVLAKNKQGYHNLCKLTSISHLQGFQGKGIFARPCINKELLAQYREGLIVTSACLGGEIPQAILQGKPEVARSVARWYQATFGNDFYLEIQDHGSQEDRIVNVELVRIGQELGIEIIATNDSHFISCYDVEAHDALLCIQTGKLLTDEKRLRYSGTEYLKSSAEMARLFRDHLPEDVIQTALANTLKVADKVESYNIFREPQSPDFPVPSGHTADTYLEQVAWQGLMARFQVQQRDALDPTYRQRLEYELKMLQQMGFSTYFLVVWDYIKYARDNGIPVGPGRGSAAGSLVAYALRITNIDPVHHGLLFERFLNPERKSMPDIDTDFCIERREEVIQYVTQKYGSDRVAQIITFNRMTSKAVLKDVARVLDIPYGQADQMAKLIPIVRGKPTKLAVMISDDTPSPEFKEKYDSDPDVRRWVDMAMRIEGTNKTYGVHAAGVVIASEPLDQIVPLQRNNDGAVITQYFMEDLESLGLLKMDFLGLRNLTMIQKTCDLVQQNRGQSLDVDALPLDDPKTYQILAEGKLEGIFQLESSGMRQIVRDLKPSNLEDISSVLALYRPGPLDAGLIPKFINRKHGREPIAYQHELLQPILKETYGVLCYQEQIMRMAQDLAGYSLGQADLLRRAMGKKKKEEMEKHQALFIEGAAKNGVPSAVAQELFKQMLDFAEYCLSGDTAVMTVEYGALPIEQLVTERLQCHVYSLDPHGHLYTQPIAQWHFQGFRPIVEYTLANGSTIRATPDHRFMTTTGEMLPIEQIFQEQRHLLQLPAVLSQPTPSSKRIALDILA; this is translated from the coding sequence ATGTCCTTTGTCGGCCTGCATATTCATAGTGATTACAGCCTCCTCGATGGTGCCAGTCAGCTTCCAGACTTAGTGGCACGGGCAATAGAACTGGGGATGCCAGCGATCGCCCTGACGGATCATGGGGTGATGTACGGCGCAGTAGAGTTACTCAAACTCTGCCGGGGCAAGCCCCTCAAGCCAATTATCGGCAATGAAATGTACGTCATCAATGGCGACATTACCAAGCAGGAGCGCAACCCCCGCTATCACCAAGTGGTCTTAGCCAAAAATAAACAGGGTTATCACAATCTATGTAAGCTCACTAGCATTTCCCACTTACAAGGGTTTCAGGGCAAGGGCATTTTTGCCCGCCCCTGTATTAACAAAGAGCTATTGGCTCAGTATCGGGAGGGCTTAATTGTCACCAGTGCCTGCCTTGGGGGTGAAATCCCCCAAGCGATCCTCCAAGGGAAGCCGGAGGTTGCCCGCAGCGTTGCCCGCTGGTACCAAGCAACTTTTGGCAATGACTTTTACCTTGAAATTCAAGACCATGGCTCCCAAGAAGATCGCATTGTCAACGTTGAACTGGTGCGCATCGGGCAGGAACTTGGCATCGAGATTATTGCCACCAACGATTCCCACTTTATCTCCTGCTACGATGTCGAAGCCCACGATGCCCTTCTGTGCATTCAAACCGGCAAGCTCCTCACCGATGAGAAGCGCTTGCGCTACAGCGGCACAGAGTACCTAAAATCGTCGGCGGAAATGGCACGGCTGTTTCGCGATCACCTGCCAGAGGACGTGATCCAAACCGCCCTAGCCAATACCCTCAAGGTTGCTGACAAGGTCGAGTCCTACAATATTTTCCGTGAACCCCAAAGCCCAGACTTTCCCGTTCCTTCAGGCCATACGGCCGATACCTACCTCGAGCAAGTCGCTTGGCAAGGTCTGATGGCACGGTTCCAAGTTCAACAGCGGGATGCCCTTGACCCCACCTATCGGCAGCGGCTGGAGTACGAGCTGAAAATGCTTCAGCAGATGGGCTTTTCCACCTACTTTTTAGTTGTTTGGGACTATATCAAGTACGCTCGGGATAACGGCATTCCCGTCGGCCCTGGGCGAGGCTCCGCCGCCGGCTCCTTGGTTGCCTACGCCCTGCGCATTACCAATATTGACCCTGTCCACCACGGCTTGCTGTTTGAGCGGTTTCTTAACCCCGAACGCAAATCCATGCCGGATATTGACACTGATTTTTGCATTGAACGCCGCGAAGAAGTTATCCAGTACGTGACCCAAAAGTATGGCAGCGATCGCGTCGCCCAAATTATTACCTTTAACCGCATGACCTCAAAAGCCGTCCTCAAAGACGTTGCCCGAGTGTTAGATATTCCCTACGGCCAAGCCGATCAGATGGCCAAGCTCATTCCCATTGTCCGTGGCAAACCCACCAAACTCGCGGTGATGATTTCCGATGACACCCCTTCGCCAGAATTCAAAGAAAAGTACGACAGCGATCCTGACGTGCGCCGCTGGGTGGACATGGCCATGCGGATTGAGGGTACCAACAAAACCTATGGGGTGCATGCCGCTGGCGTGGTCATTGCCTCCGAGCCATTAGATCAAATTGTGCCTCTGCAACGGAACAATGATGGGGCAGTCATTACCCAATACTTCATGGAAGATTTAGAGTCCCTTGGCCTCCTCAAGATGGATTTCCTTGGGCTGAGGAACTTGACCATGATTCAAAAAACCTGCGATCTGGTGCAGCAAAACCGTGGTCAGTCCCTTGATGTGGATGCCTTACCCTTGGATGATCCTAAAACCTACCAAATTTTGGCCGAGGGCAAGTTAGAAGGGATCTTTCAGCTTGAATCCTCAGGAATGCGCCAGATTGTGCGGGATCTCAAACCCTCCAACCTTGAGGACATTTCTTCGGTCTTGGCGCTCTATCGTCCGGGACCGTTGGATGCTGGCTTGATTCCTAAGTTTATTAACCGTAAGCATGGCCGTGAGCCGATCGCCTACCAGCACGAACTCCTCCAGCCCATTCTCAAGGAAACCTATGGGGTTCTTTGCTATCAAGAGCAGATCATGCGGATGGCACAAGACCTTGCGGGCTACTCCCTCGGCCAAGCGGATCTACTGCGGCGCGCCATGGGCAAAAAGAAAAAAGAAGAAATGGAAAAGCACCAAGCCCTTTTTATTGAAGGCGCCGCTAAAAATGGTGTGCCCAGTGCCGTGGCGCAGGAACTTTTTAAGCAGATGCTGGACTTTGCCGAGTACTGCCTCAGTGGCGACACAGCAGTGATGACGGTTGAGTATGGGGCATTACCCATTGAGCAGCTAGTAACTGAGCGTTTACAGTGCCATGTCTATAGCCTTGATCCCCATGGTCACCTCTATACTCAGCCCATTGCCCAGTGGCATTTTCAGGGGTTCCGGCCAATTGTAGAATATACCCTCGCCAATGGCTCGACGATCCGTGCCACCCCCGATCATCGCTTTATGACCACCACAGGGGAGATGCTACCCATTGAGCAAATTTTCCAAGAACAGCGACATCTGCTACAACTGCCGGCAGTGCTGAGTCAGCCCACGCCTAGCTCTAAGAGAATTGCGCTGGATATTTTGGCGTAG
- a CDS encoding PadR family transcriptional regulator, producing the protein MKLEDIYTFFRQPPPIYLSKEVAVCYVLYTLVEKGDSYGTALIQAIENEYPFYRLSDTVLYSALKFLEDEGIIDGYWKKVEGRGRPRRMYHIVSEKVPQARELSELWLRYLQEHPRNPD; encoded by the coding sequence ATGAAACTCGAAGACATCTATACGTTTTTTCGGCAGCCGCCACCGATTTACCTGAGTAAGGAAGTTGCAGTTTGCTACGTTCTCTATACCCTTGTTGAGAAGGGGGATTCCTACGGCACCGCCCTGATTCAAGCCATTGAAAACGAGTATCCCTTCTATCGGTTGTCCGATACGGTGCTCTACAGTGCCCTGAAATTTCTAGAGGATGAGGGGATTATTGATGGTTACTGGAAAAAGGTCGAAGGTCGCGGGCGGCCACGGCGAATGTACCACATTGTCAGCGAGAAGGTGCCGCAGGCGCGAGAGCTGTCGGAACTGTGGCTACGCTACTTACAGGAGCACCCCCGCAATCCTGATTAG
- a CDS encoding biotin--[acetyl-CoA-carboxylase] ligase encodes MSQPLPPWLTWLETCDSTNTWALRHANSLYHGQVIYTRNQTHGRGQYGRQWRSGGFTASFVVTASPAIVAPSLVAGLAVVQAVESVVPSLRQQLQLKWPNDVMAQGKKLAGLLCEHHQGWLVVGVGLNLSKDELPQAISLQTLVAEATAVPTELDLLMAIREELLWCWESSIDWLSAVSQRDFLRGRAIKVTEVTQQQKIAPALWQGEGAGINTKGHLQLRLAGGEVVTVASGHIIYE; translated from the coding sequence ATGAGTCAGCCCCTCCCCCCGTGGTTGACTTGGTTAGAGACCTGCGACAGTACGAATACGTGGGCATTGCGCCATGCCAATAGTCTCTATCACGGCCAAGTTATTTATACCCGCAATCAAACCCACGGTCGCGGCCAGTATGGACGACAGTGGCGCTCAGGAGGTTTTACTGCCTCCTTTGTGGTGACCGCCTCTCCAGCGATCGTTGCCCCCAGCTTGGTGGCGGGGTTAGCAGTCGTGCAGGCGGTTGAATCTGTGGTGCCCTCGTTGCGGCAGCAGCTACAACTCAAGTGGCCTAACGATGTTATGGCCCAGGGGAAAAAATTAGCGGGTCTTCTGTGTGAGCACCATCAAGGATGGCTAGTGGTCGGGGTTGGTCTTAACCTCAGCAAAGATGAGCTGCCGCAAGCCATTAGTTTGCAAACCCTAGTGGCCGAAGCAACCGCAGTACCGACGGAACTAGACTTGTTAATGGCCATTCGCGAGGAACTGTTATGGTGTTGGGAGAGTTCCATCGACTGGTTGAGCGCCGTGAGTCAGCGGGACTTTTTGCGGGGTCGCGCCATTAAAGTTACAGAGGTCACACAACAACAGAAGATAGCCCCCGCTCTGTGGCAAGGAGAAGGCGCTGGCATCAATACCAAGGGTCATCTACAGTTGCGGTTGGCCGGTGGTGAGGTCGTTACGGTTGCCAGTGGTCATATAATTTACGAGTAA
- the psbQ gene encoding photosystem II protein PsbQ — MVRLNRTSLISLILTLVAVVLVGCGGPSATTTVPPTYSDLQITRINDYLSDIEKNAERFADLEASIAKADWQEAGNIMRGSLGEMLMDMRALNRNLLAKDQPTPTALTRALTEDFLKIDQAADLNSVPLAQEGFRDATADFNAYLNSLPKLS; from the coding sequence ATGGTGCGCCTCAATCGAACCTCCTTGATCTCACTAATTCTCACCCTCGTAGCGGTCGTGCTAGTGGGGTGCGGCGGCCCTAGTGCCACCACTACTGTGCCCCCCACCTACAGCGACCTACAGATCACCCGTATTAACGACTACCTCAGTGACATTGAGAAAAATGCGGAGCGGTTCGCCGACCTCGAAGCAAGCATTGCTAAAGCAGACTGGCAAGAAGCGGGCAATATTATGCGCGGCAGCCTCGGAGAAATGCTCATGGATATGCGCGCCCTGAACCGCAATCTCCTCGCCAAAGATCAACCTACCCCCACAGCCCTCACCCGCGCCCTAACAGAAGACTTCCTAAAAATTGATCAAGCGGCTGATCTCAACAGCGTTCCCCTTGCCCAAGAAGGGTTTCGCGATGCTACCGCAGACTTTAACGCCTACCTCAATAGTTTGCCAAAGCTATCCTAA
- a CDS encoding NYN domain-containing protein, which translates to MRWQQWCIPPLGAVVAGSVAIAFVRQPMPIVAVSSAGALVGSWLSDRQRTHASDSAMHTFEMALAAVERKLADVETKLDRLPASSATRRTAIFYDIENLIKGYNIRTSDVAKISLKSIQERITEVYPIERVLLQRAYANWSDTRLGPLRREMHQLGIEPVQVFGFSYENRKNAADIQLAIDVTDAIFQDPQLDTFVIVSGDGGFGSLAKKLRQYGKTVIGCAYEDAAGKSFQAICDVFVHIPDPTLARQSEPPLAAPPAIASPPVLKALPADPDNQRLCQALRGSATCQAEGAIAKTREVLEWYRRDPHCAAMLRQEGLAISKVQEAVQALLPQFHILQLGMVKFSEYLRYVCKNTVFCVFHLQGSPNQLKLGLRESLPPGAIAVANFEKRPLHSLATYRALLAQQRCTLALPATFAEVLPWLLQHRDVAAQLPELAALFLKTTSTQLTPSHVETALVNCQEAGILVPAPEGGDRYFVAASITDEAQCQASLRQWIGQLLQPHLHPLQEHPKPELLEELLPFKSPKPPSVSSQRES; encoded by the coding sequence ATGAGATGGCAGCAGTGGTGCATACCTCCTCTAGGTGCGGTAGTCGCTGGTTCAGTGGCGATCGCCTTTGTGCGGCAACCCATGCCGATTGTAGCGGTGAGTTCTGCTGGTGCGTTGGTCGGCAGTTGGCTGAGCGATCGCCAACGAACTCACGCCTCCGATTCAGCTATGCATACCTTTGAGATGGCCTTAGCCGCTGTTGAGCGCAAACTAGCTGATGTAGAAACTAAACTGGATCGTCTGCCTGCTTCTAGTGCAACCCGTCGCACAGCAATCTTTTATGATATTGAAAACCTGATTAAGGGCTACAACATTAGAACTTCTGATGTTGCCAAAATTTCTCTGAAGTCTATCCAAGAGCGCATTACTGAAGTCTATCCCATTGAGCGGGTACTGTTGCAGCGAGCCTATGCCAACTGGAGCGATACCCGCTTAGGCCCCCTACGACGGGAAATGCACCAACTGGGAATTGAGCCCGTACAAGTCTTTGGATTTTCTTACGAAAATCGTAAAAATGCCGCTGATATTCAGTTGGCCATTGATGTGACCGATGCAATCTTCCAAGATCCGCAGCTAGACACCTTTGTGATTGTCTCTGGCGACGGCGGGTTTGGTTCCCTTGCTAAAAAACTGCGGCAGTACGGCAAAACCGTGATTGGCTGTGCCTACGAAGATGCGGCGGGCAAAAGCTTCCAAGCGATTTGTGATGTCTTTGTTCACATTCCAGACCCTACCCTAGCACGGCAGTCCGAACCGCCGTTGGCTGCACCTCCTGCGATTGCTAGTCCCCCTGTTCTCAAGGCGCTGCCTGCGGATCCAGATAATCAACGGCTTTGTCAGGCTCTCAGGGGCAGCGCTACCTGTCAAGCAGAAGGGGCGATCGCCAAAACCCGTGAAGTGCTTGAGTGGTACCGTCGCGATCCTCACTGTGCTGCTATGCTGCGGCAAGAGGGGCTAGCAATCAGTAAAGTTCAAGAAGCGGTGCAGGCGCTGCTACCCCAGTTTCATATCCTGCAACTGGGGATGGTTAAATTTTCGGAGTATCTGCGTTACGTTTGCAAAAATACGGTGTTTTGTGTGTTTCATCTCCAGGGCAGCCCTAACCAACTGAAGCTAGGATTGCGCGAGTCTTTGCCCCCAGGGGCGATCGCCGTAGCCAACTTTGAGAAACGTCCGCTCCATAGCTTGGCCACCTATCGGGCACTATTGGCACAACAACGATGTACCTTAGCCCTCCCCGCTACCTTTGCCGAGGTCTTGCCATGGTTGCTTCAGCACCGTGATGTGGCGGCTCAGTTACCAGAGCTTGCTGCCCTATTCCTCAAAACTACATCAACACAGCTAACACCAAGCCACGTTGAAACGGCCTTAGTTAATTGTCAAGAGGCGGGTATTCTGGTGCCGGCGCCAGAAGGGGGCGATCGCTACTTTGTAGCTGCATCGATTACCGATGAAGCTCAGTGCCAAGCGTCCTTACGACAGTGGATTGGTCAACTGCTTCAGCCTCATCTGCACCCCTTGCAAGAGCACCCAAAGCCAGAACTATTAGAGGAACTCTTGCCGTTTAAGTCCCCGAAGCCGCCATCAGTGTCTAGCCAGCGTGAGAGCTAG
- a CDS encoding phycocyanin subunit beta yields MLDAFAKVVAQADARGEFLTSAQFDALSNLVKEGNKRLDTVNRITSNASTIVANAARALFAEQPQLIQPGGNAYTNRRMAACLRDMEIILRYVTYAILAGDSSVLDDRCLNGLRETYQALGTPGSSVAVAIQKMKEAAIAIANDPNGITPGDCSALMSEVAGYFDRAAAAVA; encoded by the coding sequence ATGCTAGATGCATTTGCCAAAGTTGTCGCTCAGGCCGATGCCCGGGGTGAATTTCTCACCAGTGCCCAATTCGATGCCCTGTCCAACTTGGTGAAAGAAGGCAACAAGCGGCTGGATACCGTCAACCGGATCACCAGCAACGCCTCGACCATTGTTGCCAACGCAGCTCGTGCACTTTTTGCAGAGCAACCCCAACTGATTCAACCCGGTGGGAATGCTTACACCAACCGTCGTATGGCTGCTTGCCTGCGCGACATGGAAATCATCTTGCGCTATGTCACCTACGCTATTTTGGCTGGGGACTCCAGTGTGCTGGATGATCGTTGCTTAAATGGTCTGCGGGAAACCTACCAAGCCTTGGGTACCCCCGGTTCTTCCGTAGCTGTTGCTATCCAGAAAATGAAAGAGGCCGCCATTGCGATCGCCAACGATCCCAACGGGATTACTCCCGGCGATTGCAGCGCCCTGATGTCGGAAGTGGCTGGCTACTTTGATCGTGCCGCTGCTGCCGTTGCCTAG
- a CDS encoding AI-2E family transporter, whose protein sequence is MTFGQWIGLLVLGVCLYILWEIRQVLLLVFLAVVLATALNWFQLHLQRLGFRRGRAIAISISLSFFLIAGFFLIIIPPFLQEAQQLGVLIPKGLGRVEQWLDDMNHMLPNTGLDDTPLLNRLVTQLEPFLDRIFNNFFALFSNTLAVLLNTLLVLVLTVMLVINPQPYRNGFVRLFPAFYRSRINAILTQSEQALLAWLAGTGLNMLVIGVVSGLVLALLGVRLVLANAFLAGLLEAIPNIGPALSVIPPMIIAFIDEPWRAAAVLAAYIVIQQLEQYLLVPLVMAKQVDLLPAVTLVSQIVFAIFFGFLGLLLALPLVIVGQIWFSEIVLKDILDCWQAEQPDASTRAEAAVLTDPSEAPPI, encoded by the coding sequence GTGACATTCGGCCAATGGATTGGCTTACTGGTCTTGGGGGTATGCCTATACATCCTCTGGGAGATCCGCCAAGTACTATTGTTGGTTTTTTTGGCGGTGGTACTAGCAACTGCCCTCAACTGGTTCCAACTGCATTTGCAACGCTTAGGGTTCCGCAGAGGTCGGGCGATCGCCATCAGTATTAGCCTCAGTTTTTTCCTCATTGCTGGCTTCTTTCTAATTATCATTCCCCCCTTTCTCCAAGAAGCACAGCAGTTAGGCGTGCTCATTCCCAAGGGCTTGGGACGGGTAGAGCAATGGCTCGACGACATGAATCATATGCTACCGAATACGGGGTTGGATGATACTCCCTTGTTAAACCGCCTTGTCACTCAACTGGAGCCGTTTCTAGACCGCATTTTTAATAACTTCTTTGCCCTTTTTTCCAATACCTTAGCGGTGTTGTTGAATACCCTTTTGGTTCTTGTGCTAACGGTGATGCTGGTGATCAATCCCCAGCCCTATCGCAACGGCTTTGTACGCCTCTTTCCCGCGTTTTACCGCTCTCGCATTAATGCAATTCTCACCCAAAGCGAGCAGGCATTGCTGGCATGGCTAGCAGGAACAGGCCTAAATATGCTTGTGATTGGCGTAGTTAGTGGTCTAGTACTAGCCCTGCTAGGGGTGCGCTTAGTCTTAGCGAACGCCTTCTTAGCCGGACTGCTTGAGGCAATCCCTAATATTGGCCCAGCCTTAAGTGTGATTCCACCAATGATCATCGCCTTTATTGACGAGCCATGGCGAGCCGCTGCTGTACTGGCGGCCTACATTGTCATTCAGCAACTAGAACAGTACCTTCTTGTGCCCCTCGTCATGGCAAAACAGGTGGATTTACTCCCTGCTGTGACCCTAGTCTCACAAATTGTCTTTGCCATTTTCTTTGGTTTTCTAGGCTTACTTTTGGCCTTGCCCTTAGTCATTGTTGGCCAGATATGGTTTAGTGAAATTGTTCTTAAGGACATTCTCGATTGCTGGCAGGCGGAGCAACCCGATGCGTCAACTCGGGCTGAAGCAGCAGTGTTAACAGACCCCAGTGAAGCACCTCCTATATAG
- a CDS encoding ABC transporter permease, translated as MDIGESIRMAIATLKANRLRSGLTMLGIMIGNAAVIAMVGVGQGAQRYAAGQFESLGPNTLFIVPGTPQARNRTFEVPQTLVLEDAKAIATQIPTVAEVAPQIQVQQRITYRGRNTNALIVGTTPTFPSVRNFTVERGRFISDQDLERHRRVVILGSDLAKKLFINENPIGQQVRIKNLSFEVIGVMAEKGAFLGNNQDEAAYIPITTMASRIVGQRSPYGISLTFISVSARDEQSIDAAKFQITNLLRLRHQIVDEDDFTIQTQKEALQIIGNISNALTLMLAAIAGISLLVGGIGIMNIMLVSVTERTQEIGLRKAIGATQRDILAQFMIEAIILSALGGLLGTGLGVGGVLLVAALTPLEAGVAPVAVVLAVGVSGSIGLFFGVVPAQRAAQLDPIVALRSA; from the coding sequence ATGGATATTGGTGAAAGTATTCGCATGGCGATCGCCACCCTCAAGGCCAACCGCCTGCGCAGTGGTCTAACCATGCTGGGCATTATGATTGGCAATGCTGCGGTCATTGCGATGGTGGGGGTGGGGCAAGGAGCACAGCGGTATGCAGCAGGACAGTTTGAGTCCCTCGGCCCAAATACGCTATTTATTGTGCCGGGAACCCCCCAAGCCCGTAACCGTACCTTTGAAGTGCCGCAAACCCTTGTGCTAGAGGATGCCAAGGCGATCGCCACGCAAATTCCCACCGTGGCTGAAGTCGCTCCCCAAATTCAAGTGCAACAGCGCATCACCTATCGTGGGCGCAATACGAACGCCCTGATTGTGGGCACCACCCCCACCTTTCCCTCGGTACGCAACTTTACTGTTGAGCGGGGACGGTTTATTTCCGACCAAGATTTGGAGCGGCATCGGCGGGTGGTGATTTTGGGATCCGACCTAGCCAAAAAGCTATTTATTAACGAAAACCCTATTGGACAACAGGTTCGCATTAAAAATCTGTCCTTTGAAGTCATCGGGGTAATGGCAGAAAAGGGAGCCTTTCTTGGGAATAACCAAGATGAAGCCGCCTACATTCCTATTACGACGATGGCCTCACGGATTGTTGGCCAGCGATCGCCCTATGGTATTTCCTTAACCTTTATTTCTGTATCGGCGCGGGATGAGCAAAGTATTGATGCCGCAAAGTTCCAGATTACTAACCTGCTGCGCCTGCGGCACCAAATTGTGGATGAGGATGACTTTACCATCCAAACCCAAAAAGAAGCCCTGCAAATCATTGGGAACATTAGCAATGCCCTCACCCTGATGCTGGCGGCGATCGCCGGCATTTCTCTGCTGGTGGGCGGGATTGGCATTATGAACATCATGCTGGTTTCAGTGACAGAACGCACCCAAGAAATTGGCCTCCGTAAAGCCATTGGTGCCACACAGCGGGATATTCTGGCACAGTTTATGATTGAGGCCATTATCCTCTCGGCTCTAGGGGGCTTACTGGGAACCGGGCTAGGGGTGGGTGGTGTGCTCTTGGTGGCTGCCCTCACACCCCTAGAGGCAGGTGTTGCCCCCGTCGCTGTTGTCTTAGCCGTTGGCGTCTCCGGCAGTATCGGTCTATTTTTTGGGGTCGTTCCCGCCCAACGCGCCGCCCAGCTTGACCCCATTGTGGCCTTACGAAGTGCCTAG
- a CDS encoding MgtC/SapB family protein, protein MTTTDFIVRLVVAFCLGAALGLERQWRQRMAGLRTNTLVATGAALFVMLSALTPGDASPTRVAAQVVSGIGFLGGGVILREGLSVRGLNTAATLWCAAAVGSLSGAGLLYQATLGAIAVLAANLVLRPLGYRINQQPLKGTELELCYRCDVICHSQSEALIRALFLQSIGNTKLTLRSLFSEDLEDKPDYVQVQAELTTQERNDERLEQIVSRLSLEPGVVSIRWRIIEAEYG, encoded by the coding sequence ATGACAACTACTGATTTTATCGTGCGTCTTGTCGTGGCGTTCTGCCTAGGGGCAGCTCTAGGTCTAGAGCGGCAATGGCGACAACGCATGGCAGGGTTGCGCACCAATACCCTTGTAGCGACGGGGGCGGCTCTCTTTGTGATGCTCTCGGCACTCACGCCCGGAGATGCCAGCCCCACTCGGGTGGCAGCGCAAGTTGTTTCGGGGATTGGTTTTTTGGGCGGTGGTGTCATCCTACGGGAAGGACTGTCTGTGCGGGGGCTAAACACAGCGGCAACGCTGTGGTGCGCAGCGGCAGTGGGATCACTGAGTGGAGCTGGTTTGCTCTATCAGGCAACGTTAGGGGCGATCGCCGTCTTGGCCGCTAACTTAGTATTGCGTCCCCTAGGCTATCGGATTAACCAACAACCCCTCAAGGGCACAGAGTTAGAACTGTGCTATCGCTGCGATGTGATCTGCCATAGCCAGAGCGAAGCCTTGATCCGTGCGTTATTTTTGCAATCCATCGGTAATACTAAACTCACGCTGCGATCGCTGTTTAGCGAAGATTTGGAAGATAAACCAGACTATGTTCAGGTACAGGCCGAGCTCACCACTCAAGAGCGGAACGACGAACGACTAGAGCAAATCGTCAGTCGCCTGAGCCTTGAGCCAGGGGTTGTATCCATTCGCTGGCGGATTATTGAGGCAGAGTATGGATGA